Proteins co-encoded in one Flavobacteriaceae bacterium MAR_2009_75 genomic window:
- a CDS encoding iron complex outermembrane receptor protein — translation MKNSKLLFLLFGLLFASATWAQTIVTGTVTDQQNLPLAGATVLVKGTTNGTSTDFDGNFSIEANINSDILEVSYIGFSPLEVPINGQTTLSVQLNEDATQLEDVVVVGYGTQKKSDVTGSIASVKSEDFNQGVVANPGQLLQGKVSGVNITNVSGEPGASQNVIIRGVGSLRSGTAPLYVIDGFVISNNDIGMGSSPLNFINPQDIASMDVLKDASATAIYGARAANGVIMITTKKGQAGKSEINLSVSTAMSSIAKKLDLFTADEFRQQVVAAGGTLDDQGGNTDWQDELTRTGITKNVNLSMSGGVSEKFSYFVSGGVQDQQGIFYNSDLKRYSGRVKLNQKAFDNRLNIDFNLTASKTINERPDIGSTIVDMIQLNPTSPAYDANGNITVLEGASGLILNPLQRNDIYLDEARSNRILANISPSVEIIKGLTYKANLGVDYSLTNRDIQSKPYTLGEGLFMGTLNTISTENSNFLIENTLNYKLESGNHALTLLAGHSYQETQFERKNIYFQGGFANNGIEPRYQDQSSTEVTATTIASTAIIDELQSYFGRLNYSYADKYLFTGTLRADGSSRFGANNKYGYFPSVALGWNIYKEDFLEDSNIFSNLKLRASWGQTGNQNGIASKASFASYNDSRSDNDTYPLDGNENTLDDYPYGTIAVRTANPDLKWEVVTQTNIGLDFGFLNGSLTGTLDYFNKVTNDVILFATTPDPVNPTEKYWTNFPDMKVINNGYEVALDYRGSAGEDFTYNIGGNVSYIDNEVEGSIYSVITSGAAQGSGQTDATINGYINGEPIGAFYMKDFIGIGADGRNQFRDVVEDGVSLDNDRFVPGTALPNLLYAFYLNFNYKKFDLGFNFNGVSGNKIFNHTAMSLYNKGQLANNLNTTDFAIQYPSEILTNSNDVSTRYLEDGSFLRLNNASLGYNLDPAVIGLRDLVNNIRFSLTGQNLFTITDYSGYDPEVNTGSEIDQIQTFGIDRFRYPSARTYLFGLNISF, via the coding sequence ATGAAAAACAGCAAGTTATTATTTTTACTATTCGGGCTTCTATTTGCCTCCGCAACCTGGGCCCAGACAATAGTTACCGGAACGGTAACTGATCAACAGAACTTACCCTTGGCAGGGGCCACTGTTCTTGTGAAAGGCACCACCAATGGTACATCTACTGACTTTGATGGTAATTTCAGTATTGAGGCTAATATTAATTCAGATATACTTGAAGTTTCCTATATCGGTTTCTCACCTTTAGAGGTTCCTATTAATGGACAAACCACTCTTAGCGTTCAGCTAAATGAAGACGCTACCCAATTAGAAGATGTGGTGGTGGTAGGCTACGGTACCCAAAAAAAATCAGATGTTACGGGTTCTATTGCCTCCGTTAAAAGTGAAGATTTTAACCAAGGGGTGGTTGCCAACCCGGGCCAATTGCTTCAAGGAAAGGTATCGGGTGTTAACATTACCAACGTTAGTGGTGAACCAGGAGCATCTCAGAACGTAATCATTCGTGGTGTAGGTAGTCTTCGTTCCGGCACCGCGCCTCTATATGTCATCGATGGTTTTGTGATCAGCAACAATGATATCGGCATGGGCTCTAGCCCATTGAACTTTATCAACCCACAGGACATAGCATCAATGGATGTTCTTAAGGATGCCTCTGCGACAGCTATCTATGGTGCACGTGCGGCAAACGGGGTAATTATGATTACTACCAAAAAAGGACAAGCCGGAAAATCAGAAATAAACCTATCTGTTTCCACGGCCATGTCTTCCATTGCTAAGAAATTAGACTTGTTCACCGCAGATGAATTTAGACAACAGGTTGTAGCTGCCGGAGGAACTTTAGACGATCAAGGTGGTAATACCGATTGGCAAGATGAATTGACCCGTACCGGAATCACCAAAAACGTGAATCTATCGATGAGCGGCGGGGTTAGTGAAAAATTCTCCTATTTTGTATCAGGAGGGGTTCAAGACCAACAAGGTATTTTTTATAATAGCGATTTAAAAAGATACTCCGGAAGGGTAAAACTAAATCAAAAGGCCTTTGACAATAGATTGAATATCGACTTTAACCTGACCGCATCGAAGACCATAAACGAAAGACCTGACATTGGTTCAACAATTGTTGACATGATTCAGTTAAACCCTACCTCCCCCGCCTACGATGCTAATGGCAACATTACCGTTTTAGAAGGCGCTAGTGGGTTAATCTTAAACCCTTTGCAACGAAATGATATTTATTTAGATGAAGCTCGTAGTAACCGAATTCTAGCCAACATTTCACCATCTGTAGAAATTATAAAGGGCTTGACTTATAAGGCCAACCTTGGTGTAGACTATTCCCTTACCAATAGAGATATTCAAAGTAAACCTTATACCCTAGGCGAAGGGCTTTTTATGGGAACCCTAAATACCATTTCTACAGAAAACAGTAATTTTTTGATAGAAAACACCCTAAACTACAAATTAGAATCTGGCAATCATGCCCTCACTTTATTGGCCGGCCATTCTTACCAAGAGACCCAATTTGAAAGAAAGAATATTTATTTTCAAGGTGGTTTTGCCAATAACGGCATTGAGCCTCGATATCAAGACCAATCAAGTACAGAGGTTACCGCAACCACAATAGCTTCAACCGCCATAATTGATGAGCTTCAATCTTATTTTGGAAGGCTTAATTATTCCTATGCGGATAAATATTTGTTTACCGGAACCTTACGTGCAGATGGCTCCTCTAGGTTTGGTGCCAATAACAAATATGGCTATTTCCCTTCTGTTGCCTTGGGTTGGAATATCTACAAGGAAGATTTCTTAGAAGATAGTAATATATTTAGCAACCTAAAATTACGTGCTTCTTGGGGGCAAACAGGTAACCAGAACGGCATCGCAAGCAAAGCGAGCTTTGCTAGTTATAACGATTCTAGAAGCGATAACGACACCTACCCTTTAGATGGCAATGAAAACACTTTAGATGATTATCCATACGGTACGATTGCTGTTAGAACCGCCAATCCCGACTTAAAATGGGAAGTGGTGACACAAACCAACATAGGTCTTGATTTTGGTTTCTTGAATGGCAGTCTAACCGGTACTTTGGATTATTTCAACAAAGTAACTAATGATGTTATTTTGTTCGCCACTACTCCAGACCCTGTCAATCCCACAGAGAAATATTGGACCAACTTCCCCGATATGAAAGTAATAAATAATGGATATGAAGTAGCTTTGGACTATAGAGGTAGTGCCGGTGAGGATTTTACCTATAACATAGGCGGCAATGTTTCTTACATTGATAATGAAGTGGAAGGGTCTATTTATTCTGTAATCACTTCAGGCGCCGCTCAAGGATCTGGTCAAACAGATGCAACCATTAATGGATACATTAACGGAGAACCTATTGGAGCCTTTTATATGAAAGACTTTATAGGAATTGGGGCTGATGGTCGCAATCAATTTAGAGATGTGGTGGAAGATGGAGTTTCTTTAGACAATGACCGCTTTGTACCTGGTACTGCCCTACCAAATCTCTTGTACGCTTTCTATTTGAATTTTAACTACAAGAAATTTGATCTTGGTTTCAATTTCAATGGAGTTTCCGGCAACAAAATATTCAACCACACTGCCATGTCATTATACAATAAGGGGCAATTGGCGAACAATTTGAACACAACTGATTTTGCAATACAATACCCCAGTGAAATACTAACGAATTCAAATGATGTATCTACAAGATACTTGGAAGATGGTAGCTTTCTAAGGTTGAACAATGCCAGTCTTGGGTATAATCTTGATCCAGCGGTTATTGGTCTTAGAGATTTGGTAAACAATATTAGATTTAGCCTTACCGGGCAAAACCTGTTTACTATTACAGACTATTCTGGTTACGACCCAGAAGTTAATACCGGAAGCGAAATCGATCAAATTCAAACATTTGGTATCGATAGGTTTAGGTATCCGTCCGCAAGAACTTACCTGTTCGGTTTAAACATATCATTCTAA
- a CDS encoding sulfatase-like protein translates to MKKIELLLLFILVTNLIVAQDKPKVVLITLDGLRWQELFSGADPLLVANKDFVHDTTALKNQFWKETKEARREALMPFLWNEVAKIGRLHGNRALGSKVDLTNKMWFSYPGYNEILTGHADDERITSNDKLNNPNTTLLEIANHDKRYKGKVAAFGSWDVFPYIVNEERSGVPVNAGFEMAARSNLSEREKFLNELQPKVPSPWGTVRLDAFTHHYALEYMKKEHPELVYIAYGETDDFAHDGEYDSYLKSAKNTDAMIEELWRYTQQDSFYKDNTLFIITTDHGRGTQPLETWKSHGEKIKGAGAVWMILFGKGVPPQGEIAKPEQLYSNQIAPTVLKVFDLQDSSKKMKGKPLNLLLE, encoded by the coding sequence ATGAAAAAAATAGAACTTTTGCTTTTGTTTATTTTGGTTACGAACCTTATTGTGGCTCAAGATAAACCTAAAGTGGTATTGATAACTTTAGATGGATTAAGGTGGCAAGAACTTTTCTCTGGAGCTGACCCTCTTTTGGTCGCCAACAAAGACTTCGTACACGACACCACTGCCTTGAAAAATCAATTTTGGAAAGAAACAAAAGAAGCTAGACGGGAAGCTTTGATGCCGTTTCTATGGAACGAGGTAGCTAAAATAGGCCGATTGCACGGTAATCGAGCGCTAGGCAGTAAAGTTGATCTGACCAACAAAATGTGGTTTTCTTACCCAGGATACAATGAAATTTTGACCGGCCATGCCGATGACGAACGAATAACCAGCAACGATAAATTAAACAACCCCAACACTACCCTGCTCGAAATTGCAAACCATGATAAAAGGTACAAAGGCAAGGTTGCCGCTTTCGGAAGTTGGGATGTGTTCCCCTATATCGTAAACGAAGAGCGTTCGGGAGTACCTGTAAACGCAGGTTTCGAGATGGCAGCGAGATCGAACCTTTCTGAGCGGGAAAAGTTTTTGAACGAATTACAGCCAAAAGTGCCTAGCCCCTGGGGTACGGTACGCCTAGATGCCTTTACACATCATTATGCCCTGGAGTATATGAAAAAAGAGCATCCTGAACTGGTATATATCGCCTATGGAGAAACTGATGATTTTGCCCACGACGGCGAATATGATTCCTATCTAAAATCGGCAAAAAATACCGATGCGATGATTGAAGAGCTGTGGCGCTACACCCAACAAGATTCATTTTATAAAGACAACACGCTATTTATCATCACCACCGACCACGGTCGTGGCACTCAACCTCTTGAGACTTGGAAAAGTCATGGAGAAAAAATAAAGGGTGCAGGTGCGGTTTGGATGATTTTGTTTGGAAAAGGAGTACCCCCTCAAGGTGAAATTGCAAAGCCTGAACAGCTATACAGCAATCAAATTGCACCTACGGTACTTAAGGTTTTTGACCTTCAAGACAGCTCGAAAAAAATGAAAGGTAAACCGTTAAATTTATTATTGGAATAG
- a CDS encoding UDP-2,3-diacylglucosamine pyrophosphatase LpxH → MKKRPVDIVVISDVHLGTYGCHAKELIKYLKSIKPKQVVLNGDIIDIWQFSKRYWPKSHMKVIKIIMEWIAKGVKVHYVTGNHDEMLRKFVGFQLGSFSIVNKLVLTVHGKKAWIFHGDVFDVTMQHSKWLAKLGAVGYDTLILLNRGVNFCYKKLGRGPVSMSKKIKNGVKSAVKFINNFEYTAAEIAIENEFDYVICGHIHQPEIKTIKTDNGAVKYLNSGDWIENLTSLEYSKGQWKLYHYEEDLQLMTHEDADTNDPIEMLEKKALFESLLAEFNSMSASRASK, encoded by the coding sequence ATGAAAAAAAGACCCGTTGACATTGTAGTCATTTCCGATGTGCACTTAGGCACATACGGGTGCCACGCAAAAGAATTGATTAAATATTTAAAGTCGATCAAACCGAAACAAGTGGTGTTGAACGGTGATATAATCGACATCTGGCAGTTTAGTAAACGGTATTGGCCAAAATCGCACATGAAGGTTATTAAAATTATTATGGAGTGGATAGCCAAAGGGGTTAAGGTACACTACGTAACAGGTAACCATGATGAAATGTTGCGAAAATTTGTTGGCTTTCAATTGGGGTCGTTCAGTATCGTGAACAAATTGGTCTTGACCGTACACGGTAAAAAAGCTTGGATTTTTCACGGCGACGTGTTCGATGTCACCATGCAACACTCGAAGTGGTTGGCAAAACTAGGTGCTGTTGGTTATGATACCCTCATTCTACTGAATAGGGGTGTCAATTTCTGCTATAAAAAATTGGGTCGCGGACCGGTTTCAATGTCTAAAAAGATTAAGAATGGAGTGAAATCCGCTGTGAAATTCATCAATAATTTTGAGTACACAGCAGCTGAAATTGCGATAGAGAACGAATTCGACTATGTTATCTGCGGCCATATTCACCAACCCGAAATAAAAACCATTAAAACAGATAATGGTGCTGTGAAATATCTCAATTCAGGGGATTGGATCGAAAACCTTACCTCGTTGGAATACTCAAAAGGCCAATGGAAACTGTACCATTATGAAGAAGATTTGCAATTGATGACCCACGAAGACGCCGATACCAACGACCCTATTGAAATGCTCGAAAAAAAAGCGCTTTTCGAGAGTTTACTGGCTGAATTCAACAGTATGTCAGCTTCAAGGGCTAGCAAGTAA
- a CDS encoding RagB/SusD domain-containing protein produces the protein MKNIIKIGAFMMLVGLLALGCTDLIEERIDETEFGAEADPIDGAIAPAYGYISWTWRHTNYFGLQEVSSDEAILPYRGGTDWFDGGKFLAAHQHNFTPSNDLVASGWNQVAINISRTLSAIEVLTPLSDQGNAEATGALYEMKALRAYLNMLMLDSWGIVFKKESSDALSEILRTDEAIAYIESELLSVLDGINNDKGPGRITQDAVKGFLARLYLNAAVYRDPYGTPNFTDADMDKVISYTNDIINSNSYELSPEYFELFSDENHENVELIFALDQRGVLSAEHSRWAYWSIAGAMIARPEFFPDNTADGTDGPAVTSDFYQTWVDAYGDVDPAEADARFYQRNTMVPEAQLTDLENREPTLETETDNSYYCVEATDFEMDRGILRGIQWGPRRGDGDLVKCDDGLRIYPLQQTKGNGPDRDTGYVDHTLQVDFTTEGSLHRAGYRFSKYQFSRTSPNGNNFSSVDLVLMRLAEIYLMRAEAKLRKGDNAGALEDVNMVRTSRNARPEQTPAALTELDLDILFRERGFEFYWEGLRRTDQIRFGKYEDSWTDKTDADPNKRLFPIPQSAVDGASGIDGFLEQNPGY, from the coding sequence ATGAAAAATATAATTAAAATAGGAGCATTTATGATGCTAGTAGGGCTTTTAGCCCTAGGCTGTACCGACCTGATCGAAGAACGGATCGACGAAACCGAGTTTGGTGCCGAAGCCGACCCCATAGACGGAGCAATTGCCCCAGCCTATGGTTATATTTCCTGGACCTGGCGTCATACCAATTATTTTGGTCTTCAAGAAGTTTCTTCAGATGAGGCCATTTTGCCGTATCGCGGTGGTACGGACTGGTTTGATGGCGGTAAATTTTTAGCGGCACATCAGCATAATTTTACCCCTAGTAACGATTTGGTCGCTTCTGGCTGGAACCAAGTTGCCATTAATATTTCGAGAACGCTATCAGCTATCGAGGTGCTTACTCCTCTTTCAGACCAAGGTAACGCCGAAGCAACAGGTGCTTTATATGAAATGAAGGCGCTTAGAGCTTATTTGAACATGCTAATGTTGGACAGTTGGGGCATCGTCTTTAAAAAAGAATCTTCAGATGCGCTTTCTGAAATCTTGCGAACAGATGAGGCCATCGCCTATATTGAAAGTGAACTACTTTCTGTTCTTGACGGCATTAATAATGATAAAGGCCCAGGAAGAATAACCCAAGACGCCGTAAAAGGCTTTTTGGCCAGATTGTACCTCAATGCCGCTGTATATAGAGACCCCTATGGCACACCTAATTTCACGGATGCAGACATGGACAAGGTCATCTCATACACCAACGATATCATCAATTCGAACAGTTACGAACTTTCCCCAGAGTATTTTGAGCTTTTTAGTGATGAAAACCACGAAAATGTCGAGCTAATTTTTGCATTAGATCAAAGAGGTGTACTTAGTGCAGAGCATAGCCGTTGGGCCTATTGGTCGATTGCTGGGGCCATGATCGCAAGACCTGAGTTTTTTCCGGACAATACCGCAGATGGTACTGATGGGCCTGCCGTAACATCTGATTTTTACCAAACTTGGGTCGATGCCTATGGCGATGTAGATCCTGCTGAAGCTGACGCCCGTTTCTATCAACGTAATACTATGGTTCCGGAAGCCCAACTTACAGATTTAGAAAATCGTGAGCCGACATTGGAAACGGAAACCGATAACAGCTACTATTGTGTTGAAGCTACCGATTTTGAAATGGACAGAGGTATCCTTCGAGGTATTCAGTGGGGGCCTCGTAGAGGTGATGGCGACCTTGTGAAATGCGATGATGGATTAAGAATTTACCCTCTTCAACAGACCAAAGGTAATGGCCCAGATAGGGACACGGGTTATGTTGATCACACGCTACAGGTAGATTTTACGACCGAAGGATCCTTACACCGCGCCGGATATCGTTTTTCAAAGTATCAATTCAGCCGCACCTCACCTAATGGCAACAATTTTAGCAGTGTAGATTTAGTTTTGATGCGCTTGGCAGAAATTTATCTGATGAGGGCAGAGGCAAAACTACGCAAGGGTGACAATGCAGGTGCTTTAGAAGATGTGAATATGGTAAGAACCTCTAGAAATGCCAGACCGGAACAAACACCTGCCGCATTAACAGAATTGGATTTGGATATTCTTTTTAGAGAAAGAGGCTTTGAGTTCTATTGGGAGGGTCTTAGAAGAACCGATCAGATACGTTTTGGCAAGTACGAAGACTCTTGGACGGACAAAACGGATGCGGATCCTAATAAAAGGTTATTCCCAATTCCACAAAGTGCCGTAGATGGTGCTTCTGGTATAGATGGCTTCTTAGAACAGAATCCCGGATACTAA
- a CDS encoding beta-glucosidase — MPNDNKPSHKDLNALNFSSDFVWGVSTAAYQIEGAYSEEGKGPSIWDQFVIKKGNIYAGQHGRVACDFYHRYKEDILLMKSMNIKNFRFSLSWTRILPNGTGEINSHGLEFYDRVIDFCLECGITPWVTLYHWDLPQALEEKGGWTNRLVLDWFENYALVCAKHFGDRVKNWMVLNEPMVFTGAGYFLGVHAPGRKGLKNFLPAVHHATLCQAIGGKVLRKIVTGAHIGTTFSCSQIAPFSKSSKNIRAAEKADALLNRLFIEPSLGFGYPTESVSILKRIEKYIQPGDIENSVFDFDFIGIQNYTREVVKHSFTVPYLRVKIVKATERKVQTTLMDWEVYPPSIYEMTVKFSAYQKVKKIIVTENGAAFEDRMDHGEVNDQERTKYLQDYIHQVHKASKEGKKVAGYFVWTFTDNFEWAEGYYPRFGLVYVDFKTQKRTIKSSGKWYSQFLSPTIALVESADSDRVR, encoded by the coding sequence ATGCCAAACGATAATAAACCTTCACATAAAGATTTGAACGCTTTAAATTTTTCTTCGGATTTTGTCTGGGGGGTCTCCACAGCCGCCTATCAAATTGAAGGTGCGTATTCTGAAGAGGGAAAAGGCCCATCTATTTGGGACCAATTCGTTATAAAAAAGGGAAACATATACGCCGGCCAACATGGTAGGGTCGCATGTGATTTTTATCATCGCTACAAAGAAGATATTCTTCTTATGAAATCGATGAACATAAAGAATTTTAGATTCTCGTTGTCATGGACACGAATATTACCCAACGGAACGGGTGAAATAAATAGTCACGGACTAGAATTTTACGACCGAGTAATTGACTTTTGTCTCGAATGTGGCATCACCCCTTGGGTAACCCTCTACCATTGGGATCTACCTCAAGCTCTTGAAGAAAAGGGTGGTTGGACCAATAGGCTAGTGTTGGATTGGTTTGAGAATTATGCCTTGGTATGTGCAAAACATTTCGGTGACCGCGTAAAAAACTGGATGGTTCTTAACGAACCTATGGTCTTTACAGGTGCCGGCTACTTTTTAGGGGTTCATGCCCCGGGTCGTAAAGGTCTCAAGAATTTCTTGCCGGCCGTTCATCATGCTACTTTATGTCAGGCCATTGGTGGTAAAGTACTTAGAAAAATAGTAACGGGTGCACATATCGGAACTACCTTTTCCTGTTCACAAATTGCACCTTTTTCTAAAAGTTCAAAAAATATTAGAGCTGCGGAAAAGGCCGATGCGCTACTTAATCGTCTTTTTATTGAACCATCTTTAGGATTTGGTTACCCAACTGAAAGCGTCTCGATCTTAAAAAGAATCGAGAAATATATTCAACCAGGCGACATCGAAAACAGCGTGTTCGATTTTGATTTTATAGGTATTCAAAACTATACTCGAGAAGTAGTTAAACATAGTTTTACCGTACCCTATCTAAGAGTCAAAATTGTTAAAGCGACCGAACGTAAGGTTCAGACAACCTTAATGGATTGGGAGGTATACCCCCCTAGCATCTACGAAATGACAGTAAAGTTCAGTGCCTACCAAAAAGTCAAAAAAATTATTGTTACAGAGAACGGAGCTGCTTTTGAGGATCGAATGGACCATGGTGAGGTAAACGACCAAGAGCGAACTAAATATCTTCAAGACTATATTCATCAAGTGCACAAAGCCTCAAAAGAGGGCAAAAAAGTCGCAGGATATTTCGTGTGGACGTTCACCGATAATTTTGAATGGGCCGAAGGCTATTACCCTAGGTTTGGGCTGGTATATGTAGATTTTAAGACCCAAAAAAGAACCATAAAGTCATCTGGAAAGTGGTATTCTCAATTTCTAAGCCCTACCATTGCATTGGTAGAATCGGCAGACTCTGATCGAGTTCGATAA
- a CDS encoding alkaline phosphatase → MKKSLFLTSLFFCFQILFAQNSTQYKVHSHNDYLQNVPFWKAFSAGANSVEADLFLVNDSLYVAHTQAEIEKQRDFERLYLQPIQRTIEFGNGFDTPFQLLVDIKSEAKTTLEKLIAVLNNYPEIITNKNISIVISGNRPEPKNYVNYPDFIWFDYQNVQPIDDQKIMDKIALVSLSFKQVTAWNGKGRLTAGDLEKVTSVIEKAHELGKPFRFWATPDSKTAWKALAHLGVDFINTDMPFECVAYMATLPQREYQNEVFSKVYRPSFAIDQKKSKVENVILMIGDGNGLTQISATALANNGETTLTQLKSIGFLKTQSADDFTTDSAGAGTALATGHKAPNRAIGMTTDGKIENITELLSKKGFVSGIITTDEISGATPSSFYAHQIDRSLSKGIRKDLEESNISVFSSIDRVENFKDSKYTLLESSDKLISHVGHHVGFLMGQLDDKEKKELASTTKNTLAYLKNSKKPFFLMVEGAKIDSYGHTNEIDGVINEGIGFDQAIAEALKFADKNKNTLVVITADHETGGLTIPQGKMAKHEIEGDFTTHDHTAVMVPIFAYGPQSQLFQGVYENNEVFHKILEALDL, encoded by the coding sequence ATGAAAAAATCTCTTTTTCTAACGTCTTTATTCTTTTGCTTTCAGATATTATTCGCTCAAAACTCGACGCAATATAAAGTACATTCCCATAACGACTACCTACAGAATGTACCTTTTTGGAAAGCTTTTTCAGCAGGAGCCAATTCAGTGGAAGCCGATTTATTTTTGGTGAACGATTCGCTATATGTAGCTCATACCCAAGCCGAAATTGAAAAACAAAGAGATTTCGAGCGCCTTTACCTACAACCCATTCAAAGAACTATCGAATTCGGTAATGGATTCGACACTCCTTTTCAACTATTAGTCGATATTAAATCGGAAGCCAAGACTACTTTGGAAAAGCTGATTGCTGTTTTAAACAACTATCCCGAAATAATCACCAACAAAAATATATCAATCGTCATATCAGGAAACAGGCCCGAACCAAAGAACTATGTGAACTATCCAGATTTTATTTGGTTCGATTATCAAAATGTTCAGCCCATTGACGACCAAAAAATAATGGACAAGATTGCCTTGGTAAGTTTAAGCTTTAAACAAGTGACTGCGTGGAACGGAAAAGGAAGATTGACTGCTGGCGATTTGGAAAAAGTTACCTCAGTGATTGAAAAAGCCCATGAATTGGGCAAACCATTTCGTTTTTGGGCCACGCCAGATTCCAAAACAGCTTGGAAGGCCTTGGCCCATTTAGGTGTAGACTTTATCAACACAGATATGCCATTTGAATGTGTAGCCTACATGGCGACCTTACCTCAAAGGGAATATCAAAATGAAGTCTTCTCGAAAGTATACCGACCTAGTTTTGCTATCGATCAGAAAAAATCAAAAGTCGAGAATGTGATTTTAATGATTGGCGATGGTAACGGACTTACCCAAATTTCAGCAACGGCTTTGGCAAACAATGGAGAAACCACCTTGACCCAATTAAAAAGTATCGGTTTTTTAAAAACTCAGTCTGCCGATGACTTTACTACAGATTCCGCTGGGGCGGGTACCGCTTTAGCTACCGGACACAAAGCCCCAAATAGGGCCATTGGGATGACCACTGATGGAAAAATAGAAAACATCACTGAACTTTTATCTAAAAAAGGCTTTGTATCGGGCATTATTACTACCGACGAAATTTCCGGTGCCACGCCCTCTTCATTTTACGCCCATCAAATAGACCGATCTCTTTCAAAAGGAATTCGAAAAGATCTAGAGGAAAGCAATATTTCGGTCTTTTCCAGTATCGATAGAGTTGAAAATTTTAAAGATTCTAAGTATACCTTACTTGAATCATCCGATAAATTGATTTCCCATGTTGGGCATCATGTAGGTTTTCTTATGGGACAATTAGATGATAAGGAAAAAAAAGAATTGGCGAGCACGACTAAAAATACCTTGGCATATCTCAAGAACAGCAAAAAACCTTTTTTCTTAATGGTGGAAGGAGCAAAAATAGACTCCTATGGCCATACTAATGAAATTGACGGAGTTATCAATGAAGGAATTGGTTTCGATCAAGCCATTGCCGAAGCCTTGAAATTTGCCGATAAGAACAAAAATACCTTGGTAGTCATTACTGCGGATCATGAAACAGGCGGGTTGACCATACCGCAAGGTAAAATGGCCAAGCATGAGATTGAAGGAGATTTTACCACTCATGACCATACGGCGGTTATGGTGCCCATCTTTGCTTATGGCCCGCAATCTCAATTATTTCAAGGTGTATACGAAAACAATGAGGTGTTTCATAAAATTTTGGAAGCTTTGGATTTATAG